Proteins from a single region of Bdellovibrio bacteriovorus HD100:
- the fliQ gene encoding flagellar biosynthesis protein FliQ codes for MTDELVIRLGQDALRTTAMLAAPLLISTLVVGLAVSIFQALTQINEATLTFIPKMIVVAAVFVLAGPWMMDVMSSYTVNLFENIAVMVRE; via the coding sequence ATGACAGATGAATTGGTAATCAGACTGGGACAGGACGCTCTTCGCACGACAGCCATGCTGGCGGCGCCACTTTTGATCAGCACACTGGTTGTGGGTTTGGCAGTCAGTATCTTTCAGGCGCTGACTCAGATCAATGAGGCGACGTTGACCTTCATTCCAAAGATGATTGTGGTGGCGGCGGTGTTCGTTCTGGCCGGGCCATGGATGATGGACGTGATGAGCTCTTACACTGTGAATCTTTTTGAAAATATTGCCGTGATGGTGAGGGAATAG
- the flhB gene encoding flagellar biosynthesis protein FlhB, with protein MAEDNGEKSEEATDARREEFRKRGNVAHTKELASAVMLLAAAGGVYALGRFFFKEMYEVFQHSFGDDMVKMVREGNFTEAAQYCGMKAMILIAPVLLFAGIIGAASSIVQIGFLQVEDAVSPNFEKVNPVEGFKRVFSMRAVVEALKSILKMGAVAMVLYFLLRSEVTQVPYMLTYSIDQIIAYIGVIVVKLLGGVGAVMLVIAGADYFYQRFDLEKKMMMTKQEVKEEHKQREGDPMIKSRIRRIQREMASKRMMSEIPKADVVITNPTHIAVVLKYTDNLPAPQIVAMGADHVAEKIKEIARENNVPIVENKPLARTIFKTLKIGQVIPRELFVAVAEVLSYVYRLRRKKR; from the coding sequence ATGGCTGAAGATAACGGCGAAAAGTCCGAAGAAGCAACGGACGCGAGACGGGAAGAATTCCGGAAGCGCGGAAATGTTGCACATACAAAGGAGCTGGCGTCCGCAGTAATGTTACTTGCGGCGGCTGGTGGCGTGTATGCTTTGGGCCGTTTCTTCTTCAAGGAAATGTACGAAGTTTTCCAGCACTCTTTCGGCGACGACATGGTCAAAATGGTGCGTGAAGGAAACTTCACTGAAGCCGCTCAGTACTGCGGCATGAAAGCCATGATCCTGATTGCTCCGGTTCTGCTGTTTGCCGGTATCATCGGCGCAGCTTCCTCGATTGTTCAAATCGGCTTCCTGCAAGTCGAAGACGCCGTTTCCCCTAATTTTGAAAAAGTAAATCCGGTTGAAGGCTTCAAACGTGTCTTCAGTATGCGTGCCGTTGTGGAAGCGTTGAAATCCATCCTGAAAATGGGTGCGGTGGCGATGGTTCTTTATTTCCTGCTGCGCAGTGAAGTGACGCAAGTCCCATACATGCTGACGTACTCCATCGACCAGATCATCGCCTACATTGGGGTGATCGTGGTGAAGCTGCTGGGTGGTGTTGGCGCGGTGATGCTGGTGATTGCCGGTGCTGACTATTTCTATCAGCGTTTTGATCTTGAAAAGAAAATGATGATGACCAAACAAGAGGTCAAGGAAGAACACAAGCAGCGCGAGGGTGATCCGATGATCAAATCGCGCATTCGCCGTATTCAGCGTGAAATGGCGAGCAAGCGCATGATGTCCGAGATTCCGAAGGCGGACGTTGTCATCACGAATCCGACCCACATTGCGGTGGTTCTGAAGTACACGGACAATCTGCCGGCGCCGCAAATCGTGGCGATGGGTGCGGATCACGTGGCGGAAAAGATCAAGGAAATCGCGCGCGAAAACAATGTGCCTATCGTGGAAAACAAACCACTGGCGCGCACGATCTTCAAGACATTGAAAATTGGACAGGTTATTCCCCGGGAGCTCTTCGTGGCTGTGGCTGAAGTGCTTTCATACGTTTACCGTTTGCGTAGGAAGAAAAGATAA
- the fliR gene encoding flagellar biosynthetic protein FliR, which produces MLNWSAMTEAQILLFALVLLRMLAYVISSAVFGSPLVNTPVKILLSLVLSMVLYPVVKVGNVDYLVISNEIIGLAVRELIVGLALGFLTRLFFFVVSMTGDLVSMSVGLSAAQLYNPMMGSQGGVIEQFYSAMATLVFLAINGHHMLISAIAQSYELVPVSSLALNFGPFAEIAVFGQVAFVMAIKMCAPVLVAILIVNLAMGILGRAVPQINVLVTSMPVTIMLGMAVVFICLPLLIMEMNGVVEITASKLFDVMKHL; this is translated from the coding sequence GTGCTGAACTGGAGTGCGATGACCGAGGCTCAGATTCTGCTGTTTGCGCTGGTTCTGCTGCGCATGCTGGCGTATGTGATCTCTTCCGCGGTTTTTGGCTCTCCGTTGGTGAATACGCCGGTTAAGATCCTGCTTTCCCTGGTATTGAGCATGGTGCTTTACCCGGTGGTTAAAGTCGGCAACGTGGACTACCTCGTAATTTCCAATGAAATCATTGGCTTGGCCGTCCGGGAATTGATTGTCGGATTGGCGCTGGGTTTTTTAACCCGGTTGTTCTTCTTTGTGGTCAGTATGACAGGGGACTTGGTTTCCATGAGCGTGGGTCTGAGCGCGGCTCAGCTTTATAACCCGATGATGGGTTCCCAGGGTGGGGTGATCGAGCAGTTCTATTCTGCCATGGCGACTTTGGTGTTTTTGGCCATCAACGGCCATCACATGCTGATCAGTGCGATCGCGCAAAGCTATGAGCTTGTGCCGGTCAGTTCTTTGGCTTTGAATTTTGGGCCGTTTGCCGAAATCGCCGTATTCGGGCAAGTGGCATTTGTGATGGCGATCAAGATGTGTGCCCCGGTTCTGGTGGCGATCCTGATTGTCAATCTGGCGATGGGTATTCTGGGAAGAGCGGTGCCCCAGATCAACGTCCTGGTAACAAGTATGCCAGTGACGATCATGCTGGGTATGGCAGTGGTGTTTATCTGCCTTCCGCTTTTGATTATGGAAATGAATGGGGTTGTTGAAATCACAGCTAGCAAACTGTTTGATGTGATGAAACACTTATAG
- the flhA gene encoding flagellar biosynthesis protein FlhA — MDQLFQFLKRFDKITKNTDLFIAFGLLAVLAVMIIPLPPMMLDLTLTFSLAISILILLVSIYTDRALDFTSFPSLLLMTTLFRLSLNVATTRLILTEGHTGEQAAGHVIASFANFVVGGNYVIGFVMFLILMVINFMVITKGSGRVAEVAARFTLDAMPGKQMSIDAELNSGHITEAEARKRRKQVEGEADFYGAMDGASKFVRGDAIAGIIITLINIIGGLAIGVIQKGLDVGTAAKYYTMLTIGDGLLSQIPALVISTAAGIIVTRTSNSDKDVGEEVTGQLFVKPRAVMISGAVLILMGLVPGLPTIPFLLMGGLLCATSWVIKKARAEQAEASKKQSEAALSAPKKENIETMLPLDMVELEVGYGLINIVESDHSGDLLERIVSIRKQFALDLGIVVPSIHIRDNLQLAPGEYRLMIKGNRVGGGTLRPEALLAMDPGNVAERIEGIPTKEPAFGLDALWISPVRKEDAEIAGYTVVDLPTVMATHLTEIIRTHAHELLGRQEASTLIENFKKSHPKVVEELIPDLLPLGSVVRVLQNLLKEQVSIRDLLTIFETLADDAPRTKDVEVLTEQVRRSLARGITAKYTTDMGNIPVMTLHPHIEELIANSLLQTEQGVQLVMDPTTAHRLINEIARTVEHHPEVAGQPILLTSPTSRRHLYKLTSRFIPQLVVLSHNELSSDADVKSVALVEMSHAG; from the coding sequence ATGGATCAGTTGTTTCAGTTCCTAAAACGATTCGATAAGATCACGAAGAATACGGATCTTTTCATTGCATTTGGTCTTTTGGCTGTTTTGGCGGTAATGATCATACCGTTGCCTCCGATGATGCTGGATTTGACTCTGACATTCTCTTTGGCAATCAGCATTTTGATTCTTTTGGTCAGTATTTATACCGACCGGGCTTTGGATTTCACGTCTTTCCCGTCCCTGCTGCTAATGACGACTTTGTTCCGTCTGTCCCTGAACGTGGCGACGACCCGTTTGATTTTGACCGAAGGGCACACCGGTGAACAGGCCGCGGGTCACGTGATCGCATCCTTTGCGAATTTCGTGGTCGGCGGAAACTATGTCATCGGTTTCGTGATGTTCCTGATTTTGATGGTCATCAACTTCATGGTTATCACCAAGGGTTCCGGGCGCGTGGCGGAAGTTGCAGCTCGTTTCACCTTGGATGCGATGCCTGGTAAACAGATGTCCATCGATGCAGAGCTGAATTCCGGTCACATCACTGAAGCCGAAGCGCGCAAGCGCCGTAAGCAGGTGGAAGGTGAAGCGGACTTTTACGGCGCGATGGACGGTGCCTCCAAGTTCGTTCGCGGTGATGCCATTGCCGGTATCATCATCACTCTGATCAACATTATCGGTGGTCTCGCTATCGGTGTTATTCAAAAAGGTCTGGATGTCGGGACCGCGGCAAAATACTACACCATGCTGACGATCGGTGACGGTCTGCTTTCTCAGATCCCGGCTCTGGTTATTTCCACGGCGGCCGGTATCATCGTCACTCGTACCTCGAATTCTGACAAAGATGTGGGTGAAGAGGTCACGGGTCAGTTGTTCGTGAAGCCTCGGGCCGTGATGATCTCGGGTGCTGTGCTGATCTTGATGGGGCTGGTGCCGGGTCTTCCAACGATTCCGTTCCTGCTGATGGGCGGATTGTTGTGTGCGACTTCCTGGGTTATCAAAAAAGCCCGTGCTGAACAGGCGGAAGCTTCCAAGAAGCAATCGGAAGCGGCTTTGTCTGCTCCGAAAAAAGAGAATATCGAAACGATGCTTCCGCTGGACATGGTCGAGCTGGAAGTTGGTTATGGTCTTATCAATATTGTTGAATCCGATCACAGCGGGGATCTGCTGGAGCGTATCGTCAGTATCCGCAAGCAGTTTGCACTGGATCTGGGGATCGTGGTTCCAAGCATCCACATCCGCGACAACCTGCAGTTGGCCCCGGGCGAATACCGCCTGATGATCAAGGGCAACCGCGTGGGTGGTGGCACCCTTCGTCCGGAAGCACTTCTGGCGATGGATCCGGGCAACGTCGCCGAGCGTATCGAGGGGATTCCAACCAAAGAACCGGCGTTTGGCCTGGATGCTTTGTGGATTTCGCCTGTGCGTAAAGAAGACGCTGAAATTGCCGGTTACACGGTGGTGGATTTGCCGACTGTTATGGCAACTCATCTTACAGAAATTATCCGTACCCATGCGCATGAACTTCTGGGTCGTCAGGAAGCCTCCACTCTTATTGAGAACTTCAAAAAGTCTCATCCAAAAGTGGTTGAAGAACTTATCCCGGATCTGCTGCCACTGGGATCTGTGGTTCGCGTGCTTCAGAACCTGTTGAAAGAACAGGTTTCGATCCGTGATCTTCTGACGATCTTTGAAACCTTGGCCGACGATGCTCCTCGCACGAAAGATGTCGAGGTCCTGACAGAGCAGGTTCGTCGCAGTCTGGCCCGCGGTATCACCGCGAAATACACCACGGATATGGGCAATATCCCGGTGATGACTTTGCACCCGCACATTGAAGAGCTGATCGCCAATTCCCTGCTGCAGACAGAGCAGGGCGTTCAGCTGGTGATGGACCCGACGACGGCCCATCGTCTGATCAACGAAATCGCGCGGACGGTGGAACACCATCCGGAAGTGGCCGGTCAGCCGATCCTGCTGACCAGCCCGACATCGCGTCGTCATTTGTATAAGTTAACGTCCCGCTTTATCCCGCAGCTTGTGGTGCTTTCACACAATGAGTTGTCGTCGGATGCGGATGTAAAATCGGTTGCACTCGTGGAGATGAGCCATGCAGGTTAA